Proteins found in one Pseudomonas marvdashtae genomic segment:
- a CDS encoding DUF1285 domain-containing protein: MSGPQKANDLLGQIPKTKGLPPVHLWNPAFCGDIDMRIARDGTWYYLGTPIGRKPMVKLFSTIIRRDGDDYFLITPVEKVGIKVDDAPFVAVTLEVEGQGEGQLLRFTTNVDEAIEAGPEHPMRVVIDPQTQEPAPYIHVRSNLEALIHRNVFYQLVELAVSREIDGQRWLGVWSGGVFFPIGLEP; this comes from the coding sequence ATGAGCGGACCGCAAAAAGCCAATGACCTGTTGGGACAGATCCCCAAGACCAAAGGCCTGCCGCCGGTCCACTTGTGGAACCCCGCCTTCTGCGGCGACATCGACATGCGCATCGCCCGTGACGGCACTTGGTATTACCTGGGGACGCCCATCGGACGCAAGCCGATGGTCAAGCTGTTCTCCACTATCATTCGCCGCGACGGCGATGATTACTTCCTGATCACTCCTGTGGAAAAAGTCGGCATCAAGGTGGACGACGCCCCGTTCGTGGCGGTGACCCTGGAAGTCGAGGGACAGGGAGAAGGGCAGTTGTTGCGCTTTACGACTAATGTCGATGAAGCCATCGAAGCTGGACCCGAACATCCGATGCGAGTGGTGATCGATCCCCAGACCCAGGAGCCCGCTCCGTATATCCACGTGCGCAGCAACCTCGAAGCGCTGATTCACCGCAACGTCTTCTATCAGCTGGTCGAACTGGCGGTCAGCCGCGAGATCGACGGCCAGCGGTGGTTGGGTGTCTGGAGCGGCGGCGTGTTCTTTCCCATAGGCCTCGAACCCTGA
- a CDS encoding DUF4823 domain-containing protein yields the protein MRSLFSLLAVLALGGCMNVSDMGEGVRYHMSDAGLLDHSDSRRVNNLRIQPDSFIYIAQGAFAPPGSAYPRPNVVAEEAFNGFVEYFPMVRRARVPEGLDQAMGEARAAGAHYLLYTRFAKADNRIGTTDEWLDEEAVDRLGVDTGVIQIMLIETSTQYLIDTARIKSRGGLLTLHDKQPQDLIAAPLREYARSLLGMSDE from the coding sequence ATGCGTAGCCTGTTTTCGCTGCTGGCCGTTTTGGCGCTGGGTGGCTGCATGAATGTCAGCGACATGGGGGAGGGCGTTCGTTATCACATGAGCGATGCCGGCCTGTTGGACCATAGCGACAGTCGTCGCGTGAACAACCTGCGCATCCAGCCGGATTCCTTTATCTATATCGCCCAGGGGGCGTTCGCTCCGCCAGGCAGCGCCTATCCGCGTCCCAACGTCGTGGCTGAAGAAGCCTTCAACGGTTTCGTTGAATATTTCCCCATGGTTCGTCGCGCCCGGGTCCCCGAAGGGCTTGACCAGGCTATGGGCGAAGCGCGTGCCGCCGGCGCCCATTATTTGCTGTATACCCGATTCGCCAAGGCGGACAACCGCATCGGCACTACCGACGAATGGCTGGATGAAGAGGCCGTGGATCGCCTCGGCGTCGATACCGGCGTGATTCAGATCATGTTGATCGAGACCAGCACCCAGTATTTGATTGATACTGCACGTATCAAGAGCCGTGGCGGTTTGCTGACGTTGCACGACAAGCAGCCACAAGACCTCATCGCCGCGCCGCTGCGTGAGTATGCCCGCAGCCTGCTGGGGATGAGCGACGAATAA
- a CDS encoding Rho termination factor N-terminal domain-containing protein gives MPRGSKEKYTDEQKRKAEHIEKSYEQKGVSENEAEARAWATVNKQSGGGERSGGSAKKKPTEEKQSDRKESARRAAKTREGHPRTSKASYEAQTVDNLMKEARAKNIPGRSKMRKQELVEALRKAG, from the coding sequence ATGCCTCGTGGAAGCAAAGAGAAGTACACCGACGAGCAAAAGCGCAAGGCCGAGCACATCGAAAAAAGCTACGAGCAAAAAGGTGTGTCTGAGAATGAGGCCGAGGCTCGGGCTTGGGCCACGGTCAACAAACAATCGGGCGGTGGCGAGCGCTCCGGTGGAAGCGCAAAGAAAAAGCCCACCGAAGAGAAGCAATCCGACCGCAAGGAGTCGGCCCGGCGTGCCGCCAAGACCCGCGAGGGACATCCGCGTACCAGCAAAGCCTCCTATGAGGCCCAGACCGTGGATAACCTGATGAAAGAAGCCCGGGCAAAAAACATTCCCGGGCGTTCGAAGATGCGCAAGCAAGAGTTGGTCGAAGCGTTGCGCAAGGCGGGATGA
- a CDS encoding GNAT family N-acetyltransferase, whose protein sequence is MSIEIRPAQPSDAPQILAFITELADYEKARHEVIASVADIERSLFSEGATAHGLICLRDGVPIGFAVFFFSYSTWLGSNCLYLEDLYITPEQRGGGAGKTLLRHLAKIACDNDCGRFEWSVLDWNTPAIEFYKSLGAQPQEEWVRYRMDGKVLRDFANGN, encoded by the coding sequence ATGTCGATCGAGATCCGTCCCGCGCAACCTAGCGATGCGCCTCAAATCCTTGCCTTCATCACTGAGCTCGCCGATTACGAGAAAGCCCGCCACGAAGTCATCGCCAGTGTGGCCGATATCGAGCGCAGCCTGTTTAGCGAAGGCGCAACCGCCCACGGCTTGATCTGCCTGCGTGATGGCGTGCCCATCGGTTTTGCAGTGTTCTTCTTTAGTTATTCGACGTGGCTGGGCAGCAACTGCCTGTACCTCGAAGACCTGTACATCACTCCCGAACAGCGCGGTGGCGGGGCGGGCAAGACGTTGCTGCGGCACTTGGCGAAGATCGCCTGTGACAATGATTGCGGTCGCTTCGAATGGAGCGTGCTGGACTGGAACACGCCGGCCATCGAGTTCTACAAGTCCCTCGGCGCGCAACCGCAGGAGGAGTGGGTGCGCTATCGAATGGACGGTAAAGTGCTCCGGGATTTTGCCAACGGCAACTGA
- a CDS encoding SDR family oxidoreductase, which yields MAEALSLPPVPEPVKGERLKDKVVLLTGAAQGIGEAIVAAFACQQARLVISDIQTEKVEAVAAHWRGQGADVQALRVDVSNQQDLQAMARRAVELHGRIDVLVNCAGVNVFRDPLEMTEEDWRRCFAIDLDGAWYGCKAVLPQMIEQGVGSIINIASTHSSHIIPGCFPYPVAKHGLLGLTRALGIEYAAKGVRVNAIAPGYIETQLNVDYWNGFADPHAERQRALDLHPPRRIGQPLEVAMTAVFLASDEAPFINASCITIDGGRSVMYHD from the coding sequence ATGGCTGAAGCGCTTAGCTTGCCGCCAGTGCCGGAGCCTGTGAAAGGCGAACGGCTGAAAGACAAGGTCGTGCTGCTGACCGGCGCAGCCCAAGGCATTGGCGAGGCGATCGTTGCCGCATTTGCTTGCCAGCAGGCGCGGCTGGTGATCAGTGACATCCAGACGGAAAAAGTCGAGGCCGTCGCGGCCCATTGGCGTGGCCAGGGCGCGGACGTGCAGGCGCTCAGAGTCGACGTTTCGAACCAGCAGGATCTGCAGGCCATGGCCCGTCGCGCCGTTGAACTGCATGGTCGCATCGACGTGCTGGTGAATTGCGCCGGGGTCAATGTGTTTCGCGACCCCCTGGAAATGACCGAGGAAGACTGGCGCCGCTGCTTCGCCATCGACCTGGATGGCGCCTGGTACGGTTGCAAGGCGGTGCTGCCACAAATGATCGAGCAAGGCGTGGGCAGTATTATCAACATCGCGTCGACCCATTCGTCGCACATCATTCCCGGTTGTTTTCCGTACCCGGTGGCCAAGCACGGCTTGCTCGGTCTTACCCGCGCCCTGGGCATCGAGTACGCGGCCAAGGGTGTGCGCGTGAATGCCATTGCGCCTGGCTACATCGAGACTCAATTGAATGTCGATTACTGGAACGGTTTCGCCGATCCCCATGCCGAACGCCAGCGTGCGCTGGATCTGCACCCGCCTCGACGCATCGGCCAGCCGCTCGAAGTGGCCATGACGGCGGTGTTCCTGGCCAGTGACGAAGCCCCTTTTATCAATGCTTCATGCATCACCATCGATGGTGGACGTTCGGTCATGTACCACGACTGA
- a CDS encoding glutathione S-transferase family protein — MEHRLKILGRTSSINVRKVLWTCQELDLSYEREDWGIGFASTHDPAFLALNPNAQVPVIIDENGVLWESNTICRYLVGKHGRSDLLPIEPAARARVEQWMDWQATELNPSWGDAFYGLVRKHPDFQDPQLIAAGVKRWNKTMGLLEGQLSRTGAYVAGADFSLADVLIGLSAHRWRQTPMERPDYPAVTAYCKRLEQRHGFAEYASSAYA; from the coding sequence ATGGAACATCGACTGAAGATCCTCGGCCGCACCTCCTCGATCAACGTCAGAAAAGTACTGTGGACCTGTCAGGAACTGGACCTTTCCTACGAACGCGAAGATTGGGGCATCGGCTTTGCCTCGACCCATGACCCGGCCTTCCTGGCGCTCAACCCCAACGCCCAGGTGCCGGTGATCATTGACGAGAACGGCGTGCTCTGGGAGTCGAATACCATTTGCCGCTACCTGGTCGGCAAACATGGGCGCAGCGATCTGCTTCCCATCGAGCCTGCCGCACGGGCGCGTGTAGAACAGTGGATGGACTGGCAAGCCACGGAGCTCAACCCGTCATGGGGTGATGCGTTTTACGGACTGGTGCGCAAACACCCGGACTTCCAGGATCCACAGCTCATCGCCGCTGGGGTTAAACGCTGGAACAAGACGATGGGCTTGCTGGAGGGTCAGCTGAGTCGCACCGGCGCCTACGTGGCCGGTGCGGACTTCTCCCTCGCCGACGTGCTTATCGGCCTGTCCGCGCATCGCTGGCGCCAGACGCCCATGGAGCGTCCGGACTATCCGGCGGTGACCGCCTACTGCAAGCGGCTCGAGCAACGCCACGGATTTGCCGAGTACGCCTCCAGCGCATACGCGTAA
- a CDS encoding GTP 3',8-cyclase MoaA, with product MIVDRQGRRFRNLRISLTSACNYACTYCVPDGKRLVAAQDELSAEAMARGVAYLIEAAGIERLRITGGEPLVSPKLERFMTAVGQMGLDDISLTTNGQLLAKKLPLLVSAGIRRINVSLDTLDAGAFRSIARGGDLAAVLDGMEQARAAGMKIKVNMVPLRGQNLDQVMPLLEYCLERGYELRFIELMRMGHLAKDSNAFLQQFVSLQQLLSLIGDQYEYLQADAPVDATAVRYEIPGLGHFGVIANESVPFCRTCSRLRLSSTGWLHGCLSSSNRHFVGDLLDKPRHQALPALQRLLVKALGDKQEVAFSGGATIMKIIGG from the coding sequence ATGATCGTTGATCGTCAAGGCAGGCGTTTTCGCAATTTGCGGATCAGCCTGACTTCAGCCTGCAATTACGCCTGTACCTACTGCGTGCCTGATGGCAAGCGGCTGGTGGCTGCGCAGGATGAGCTGTCGGCCGAGGCGATGGCGCGGGGCGTGGCATACCTGATCGAAGCTGCCGGCATCGAGCGGTTGCGCATCACCGGAGGCGAGCCGCTGGTCAGTCCCAAGCTTGAGCGCTTCATGACGGCGGTTGGGCAGATGGGGCTGGACGACATCAGCCTGACCACCAACGGTCAATTGCTGGCAAAAAAGCTGCCTTTGCTGGTGAGTGCCGGCATCCGCCGAATCAACGTTTCCCTCGACACCCTCGATGCTGGCGCGTTTCGCAGCATCGCCCGGGGTGGCGACCTGGCGGCCGTGCTGGACGGCATGGAGCAAGCCCGGGCGGCGGGGATGAAAATCAAGGTCAACATGGTGCCGTTGCGCGGGCAGAACCTCGATCAGGTGATGCCGTTGCTGGAGTACTGCCTCGAGCGTGGCTATGAGTTGCGTTTCATCGAGTTGATGCGCATGGGTCACTTGGCCAAGGACTCGAATGCGTTCCTCCAGCAGTTCGTCAGCCTCCAGCAACTGCTGAGCCTGATTGGCGACCAATACGAATACCTGCAGGCCGATGCGCCGGTGGATGCCACCGCAGTGCGTTATGAGATTCCGGGGCTGGGGCACTTTGGCGTGATCGCCAACGAAAGCGTGCCGTTCTGCCGTACCTGTTCGCGGCTGCGGCTGTCTTCGACGGGGTGGTTGCACGGCTGCCTGTCGTCGAGCAATCGTCATTTTGTCGGCGATCTGCTGGACAAACCCCGCCATCAGGCGCTGCCAGCGCTTCAGCGCTTGCTGGTCAAGGCGCTGGGAGATAAGCAGGAAGTGGCATTCTCCGGCGGTGCAACCATCATGAAAATCATCGGCGGCTGA
- the araG gene encoding L-arabinose ABC transporter ATP-binding protein AraG: protein MQAQTATRQHNIGGSLRFNGIGKSFPGVQALANISFVAHPGQVHALMGENGAGKSTLLKILGGAYIPSSGDLQIGEQTMAFKGTADSIASGVAVIHQELHLVPEMTVAENLFLGHLPARFGLVNRGVLRQQALTLLKGLANEIDPQEKVGRLSLGQRQLVEIAKALSRGAHVIAFDEPTSSLSAREIDRLMAIIARLRDEGKVVLYVSHRMEEVFRICDAVTVFKDGRYVRTFENMSELTHDQLVTCMVGRDIQDIYDYRPRERGDVALQVKGLLGPGLREPVSFEVHKGEILGLFGLVGAGRTELFRLLSGLERQSEGSLVLHGKELKLRSPRDAIAAGVLLCPEDRKKEGIIPLGSVGENINISARPSHSTLGCLLRGDWERGNADKQIKALKVKTPSAGQKIMYLSGGNQQKAILGRWLSMPMKVLLLDEPTRGIDIGAKAEIYQIIHNLAADGIAVIVVSSDLMEVMGISDRILVLCEGAMRGELPRDQANESNLLQLALPRQRVADAAN from the coding sequence ATGCAAGCGCAAACAGCGACACGGCAACACAACATCGGCGGCAGCTTGCGATTCAACGGGATCGGCAAGTCCTTTCCCGGCGTGCAGGCGCTGGCCAATATCAGTTTCGTCGCCCATCCGGGGCAGGTTCATGCCTTGATGGGCGAAAATGGCGCGGGCAAATCCACGCTGCTTAAGATCCTCGGTGGCGCCTACATTCCGAGCAGCGGCGACTTGCAGATCGGCGAACAGACGATGGCCTTCAAAGGCACCGCCGACAGCATCGCCAGCGGTGTCGCGGTGATTCACCAGGAATTGCACCTGGTGCCGGAAATGACTGTCGCCGAAAACCTGTTCCTTGGTCACTTGCCGGCGCGTTTCGGCCTGGTCAATCGCGGTGTGCTGCGCCAGCAGGCGCTGACGTTGCTCAAGGGCCTGGCCAATGAAATCGACCCCCAGGAAAAGGTCGGGCGCCTGTCTCTCGGCCAACGGCAGTTGGTGGAAATCGCCAAGGCCTTGTCCCGTGGCGCCCACGTCATTGCTTTCGACGAACCGACCAGCAGCCTGTCGGCTCGGGAAATCGACCGTTTGATGGCGATCATCGCCCGCCTGCGGGACGAGGGCAAAGTGGTGCTGTACGTCAGCCACCGCATGGAAGAAGTGTTCCGCATCTGCGATGCGGTGACGGTATTCAAGGACGGTCGTTATGTCCGGACCTTCGAGAACATGAGCGAGCTGACCCACGATCAACTTGTCACGTGCATGGTCGGTCGCGATATCCAGGACATCTATGACTACCGTCCTCGGGAGCGCGGCGATGTCGCGCTGCAAGTGAAAGGCCTGTTGGGGCCGGGCTTGCGCGAACCGGTGAGTTTCGAGGTGCACAAGGGTGAAATCCTCGGCTTGTTCGGGCTGGTCGGCGCCGGTCGTACCGAGCTGTTTCGCTTGCTCAGTGGCCTGGAGCGCCAGAGCGAGGGAAGTCTCGTGCTGCACGGCAAGGAACTGAAGCTGCGTTCGCCACGGGATGCCATCGCCGCTGGCGTACTGCTCTGTCCGGAGGACCGCAAGAAGGAAGGCATCATTCCGTTGGGCAGTGTCGGCGAAAACATCAACATCAGCGCGCGCCCGTCCCACTCAACGCTCGGTTGCCTGTTGCGTGGCGATTGGGAGCGGGGCAACGCCGACAAGCAGATCAAGGCGCTGAAGGTGAAGACACCGTCGGCGGGCCAGAAAATCATGTACTTGTCCGGCGGCAATCAGCAGAAGGCGATCCTCGGACGCTGGCTGTCGATGCCGATGAAAGTCTTGCTGCTGGACGAGCCGACACGCGGCATCGACATCGGCGCCAAGGCTGAGATCTACCAGATCATCCACAACCTGGCGGCCGATGGCATCGCCGTGATTGTGGTGTCCAGCGACCTGATGGAAGTGATGGGCATTTCCGACCGGATCCTGGTGCTGTGCGAAGGGGCCATGCGCGGCGAGTTGCCACGTGACCAGGCCAACGAATCCAACCTGCTGCAACTGGCGCTGCCGCGCCAACGCGTTGCCGACGCGGCGAACTGA
- a CDS encoding FadR/GntR family transcriptional regulator yields MSSSFHASTVDWLGGWIAAGQVKPGQTIKVEADLGEQLGVSRTVIREAIKTLVAKGMLEVGPKVGTRVLPVRRWNLFDPQVVGWLSRSGLPENFVDDLLDLRRTIEPMAVRWACERATADQVQAIRLAYHALERAVDSGADYNRADQFFHECILAASHNQFIEQMVPALGALLAVSFEVSAADPDELRRTLPIHKEIADAIAARDAARGVWACMTLIDNADLAIKRFYPDVMAGRTDNAGKAGDRRFQ; encoded by the coding sequence ATGTCCAGCAGTTTTCATGCGTCGACCGTCGATTGGCTGGGTGGCTGGATTGCCGCTGGCCAGGTCAAGCCTGGGCAAACCATCAAGGTCGAGGCCGACTTGGGCGAGCAGTTGGGCGTGAGTCGCACGGTCATTCGTGAGGCCATCAAGACCTTGGTCGCCAAGGGCATGCTGGAAGTGGGGCCGAAAGTCGGCACGCGGGTATTGCCGGTGCGCCGTTGGAATCTGTTCGATCCCCAAGTAGTTGGCTGGCTGTCGCGCAGTGGCCTGCCGGAAAATTTCGTCGACGACCTGTTGGACCTGCGCCGGACCATCGAACCGATGGCGGTGCGCTGGGCCTGCGAACGGGCGACGGCTGACCAGGTGCAGGCGATCCGCCTGGCCTATCATGCGCTGGAACGGGCGGTGGACAGTGGCGCTGATTACAACCGCGCCGATCAGTTCTTTCATGAGTGCATTCTCGCCGCCAGCCACAATCAATTCATCGAACAAATGGTCCCGGCCCTTGGCGCGCTGCTGGCGGTTTCGTTCGAGGTGTCGGCCGCCGATCCGGACGAACTGCGCCGCACCTTGCCGATTCACAAGGAGATCGCCGACGCCATCGCCGCCCGTGACGCGGCGCGAGGCGTTTGGGCCTGCATGACCTTGATCGATAATGCAGACTTGGCCATCAAGCGGTTTTACCCTGATGTCATGGCCGGTCGGACAGACAACGCCGGGAAAGCCGGGGACAGGAGGTTTCAATGA
- a CDS encoding substrate-binding domain-containing protein, whose amino-acid sequence MKHRRGIRSLCRAALAVTAFSLSSHLLAADAVKIGFLVKQAEEPWFQTEWAFAEKAAKDKGFQLIKIAVPDGEKTLSAIDSLAANGAKGFVICPPDVSLGPAIMAKAKLNDLKVIAVDDRFVDANGKFMEDVPYLGMAAFEVGQKQGAAMAAEAKKRNWDWKDTYAVINTFNELDTGKKRTDGSVDALKKAGMPEDHILYSALKTLDVPGSMDSTNSALVKLPSAAKNLIIGGMNDNTVLGGVRATEAAGFKAANVIGIGINGTDAIGELKKPNSGFFGSMLPSPHIEGYKTAEMMYEWITTGKEPPKYTAMDEVTLITRENFKQELEKIGLWN is encoded by the coding sequence ATGAAACATCGTCGTGGGATCCGTTCCCTGTGTCGCGCCGCCCTGGCGGTTACCGCGTTCAGTCTCAGCAGCCACTTGCTGGCGGCCGATGCGGTAAAAATTGGTTTCCTGGTCAAGCAGGCCGAGGAACCGTGGTTCCAGACCGAGTGGGCATTCGCCGAGAAGGCGGCCAAGGACAAAGGCTTCCAGTTGATCAAGATCGCCGTGCCCGATGGCGAGAAAACCCTCTCGGCCATCGACAGCCTCGCGGCCAACGGCGCCAAGGGCTTCGTGATCTGCCCGCCAGACGTGTCCCTCGGCCCGGCCATCATGGCCAAGGCCAAACTCAACGATCTAAAGGTGATTGCCGTCGATGACCGTTTCGTCGACGCCAACGGCAAATTCATGGAAGACGTGCCGTACCTGGGCATGGCCGCCTTCGAGGTGGGCCAGAAGCAGGGCGCCGCGATGGCTGCCGAAGCGAAAAAACGCAACTGGGATTGGAAAGACACCTACGCGGTGATCAACACCTTCAACGAGCTGGACACCGGCAAGAAACGCACCGACGGTTCGGTTGATGCCCTGAAGAAAGCCGGGATGCCGGAAGACCATATCCTGTATTCGGCGCTGAAGACCCTCGACGTTCCCGGCAGCATGGACTCCACCAACTCGGCGCTGGTGAAGCTGCCAAGCGCCGCGAAGAACTTGATCATCGGCGGCATGAACGACAACACCGTGCTGGGCGGCGTGCGCGCGACCGAAGCGGCCGGGTTCAAGGCAGCCAACGTGATCGGTATCGGCATCAACGGCACCGACGCCATCGGTGAGCTGAAGAAACCCAATAGTGGCTTCTTCGGTTCGATGCTGCCAAGCCCGCACATCGAAGGCTACAAGACTGCCGAGATGATGTACGAGTGGATCACCACCGGCAAGGAGCCGCCGAAGTACACCGCCATGGACGAGGTGACGCTGATCACCCGGGAGAACTTCAAGCAGGAGCTGGAAAAGATCGGCCTGTGGAACTGA
- a CDS encoding TetR/AcrR family transcriptional regulator: MHKEPRKVREFRRREQEILDTALKLFLDQGEDSVTVEMIADAVGIGKGTIYKHFKSKAEIYLRLMLDYERDLNELLHSADVDKDKEALSRAYFEFRMRDPQRYRLFDRLEEKVVKGNQVPEMVEELHKIRASNFERLTLLIKGRISEGKLEDVPPYFHYCAAWALVHGAVALYHSPFWSNVLEDQEGFFQFLMDIGVRMGNKRKRDTDTPSS, translated from the coding sequence ATGCATAAAGAACCCCGTAAGGTCCGTGAGTTTCGTCGCCGCGAGCAGGAAATTCTCGACACCGCGCTCAAGTTGTTCCTCGACCAGGGCGAAGACAGCGTCACCGTCGAGATGATTGCGGATGCCGTGGGTATCGGCAAAGGCACGATTTATAAGCACTTCAAATCCAAGGCGGAGATTTACCTGCGCTTGATGCTCGATTACGAGCGCGATTTGAACGAGCTGTTGCATTCGGCCGATGTGGACAAAGACAAGGAGGCCCTGTCCCGGGCCTACTTCGAGTTCCGCATGCGTGACCCCCAACGTTACCGCTTGTTCGACCGTCTCGAAGAGAAAGTGGTCAAGGGCAACCAGGTGCCGGAAATGGTCGAGGAACTGCACAAGATCCGTGCCTCGAATTTCGAACGCCTGACCCTGCTGATCAAAGGCCGGATCAGCGAAGGCAAGCTCGAAGACGTGCCGCCTTATTTCCACTACTGCGCTGCTTGGGCATTGGTGCACGGCGCGGTGGCGCTGTATCACTCGCCGTTCTGGAGCAATGTGTTGGAAGATCAGGAAGGTTTCTTCCAGTTCCTGATGGATATCGGCGTGCGCATGGGCAACAAGCGCAAGCGCGATACGGATACACCGAGCAGTTGA
- a CDS encoding SMP-30/gluconolactonase/LRE family protein, which produces MKWTALTEHRAKLGEGPFWDEPTQALYWVDIAGKQALRLIGENVQIWQMPEHVSAFIPTQSGDALVTLSSGVYRLDLDSPGLEPRLKLLCMADPQPGNRANEARCDPLGQLWLGTMQNNIGENGEDLPIERRSGGLFRVGAEGRVMPLLRGLGIPNTLLWSPDGTTVYFGESLDGTLYRHFIYPDGQLAPAEVWFGPHSRGGPDGSAMDARGYIWNARWDGNCLLRLHPDGHVDRVIELPVSRPTSCVFGGKDLKTLYITSAESPLGHPLDGAVLSMRVDVPGVACTRFAG; this is translated from the coding sequence ATGAAGTGGACGGCGCTCACGGAGCATCGGGCAAAGTTGGGCGAGGGGCCGTTCTGGGATGAGCCGACCCAGGCGCTTTATTGGGTCGATATCGCCGGCAAGCAGGCGCTGCGGCTGATCGGCGAGAACGTCCAGATCTGGCAGATGCCTGAGCATGTCTCGGCTTTTATCCCGACGCAGAGCGGCGATGCGTTGGTGACGCTGAGCAGCGGTGTCTATCGACTGGATCTGGATTCGCCAGGGCTGGAACCACGCCTGAAGCTGTTGTGCATGGCCGATCCCCAGCCGGGCAACCGCGCCAACGAAGCCCGTTGTGACCCGCTGGGCCAGCTCTGGCTAGGCACCATGCAGAACAACATTGGTGAAAATGGCGAAGACCTGCCCATCGAACGACGGTCCGGCGGCCTGTTCCGTGTCGGGGCAGAGGGCCGGGTTATGCCGCTGCTGCGCGGGCTGGGCATTCCCAATACGTTGTTGTGGAGTCCCGATGGCACGACGGTGTATTTCGGCGAGAGCCTGGATGGGACGCTGTACCGGCACTTCATCTATCCCGATGGACAGTTGGCGCCCGCCGAAGTCTGGTTCGGGCCCCATTCGCGTGGTGGGCCGGACGGTTCGGCGATGGATGCGCGAGGCTACATCTGGAACGCGCGCTGGGACGGCAATTGCCTGTTGCGGCTGCATCCGGACGGCCATGTCGATCGGGTGATCGAACTGCCGGTCAGTCGCCCCACCAGCTGCGTATTTGGTGGTAAAGACCTCAAGACGTTGTACATCACCAGTGCAGAGAGCCCTCTAGGCCATCCCCTTGACGGTGCGGTGCTGTCGATGCGGGTCGATGTGCCAGGTGTGGCTTGCACACGGTTTGCTGGTTGA
- the araH gene encoding L-arabinose ABC transporter permease AraH: MTIQNNALPTARKPLDLRRFLDDWVMLLAAIGIFVLCTLMIDNFLSPLNMRGLGLAISTTGIAACTMLYCLASGHFDLSVGSVIACAGVVAAVVMRDTNSVFLGVSAALAMGLIVGLINGIVIAKLRVNALITTLATMQIVRGLAYIFANGKAVGVSQESFFVFGNGQLFGVPVPILITIVCFLFFGWLLNYTTYGRNTMAIGGNQEAALLAGVNVDRTKIIIFAVHGLIGALAGVILASRMTSGQPMIGQGFELTVISACVLGGVSLSGGIGMIRHVIAGVLILAIIENAMNLKNIDTFYQYVIRGSILLLAVVIDRLKQR, from the coding sequence ATGACCATTCAAAACAATGCACTGCCAACGGCACGCAAACCCCTGGACCTGCGCCGCTTCCTCGACGACTGGGTCATGCTGTTGGCGGCCATCGGCATCTTCGTGCTCTGCACCCTGATGATCGACAACTTCCTGTCACCGCTGAACATGCGTGGCCTGGGCCTGGCGATTTCCACCACCGGCATCGCCGCGTGCACCATGCTTTATTGCCTGGCCTCCGGGCACTTCGACTTATCGGTCGGTTCGGTGATTGCCTGTGCCGGGGTGGTCGCGGCGGTGGTGATGCGCGACACCAACAGTGTGTTCCTGGGCGTGAGCGCGGCGCTGGCGATGGGGCTGATCGTCGGCCTGATCAACGGCATCGTGATTGCCAAGCTGCGGGTCAATGCCTTGATCACGACGCTGGCGACCATGCAGATCGTTCGCGGCCTGGCCTACATCTTCGCCAACGGCAAAGCGGTGGGCGTGTCCCAGGAATCGTTCTTCGTCTTCGGCAACGGCCAGTTGTTCGGCGTGCCGGTGCCGATCCTGATCACCATCGTCTGCTTCCTGTTTTTCGGCTGGCTGCTGAACTACACCACCTACGGGCGCAACACCATGGCCATCGGTGGCAACCAGGAAGCGGCGTTGTTGGCGGGGGTGAACGTTGACCGCACCAAGATCATCATCTTCGCCGTGCATGGCTTGATCGGCGCTCTGGCCGGGGTAATCCTGGCGTCGCGCATGACCTCGGGCCAACCGATGATCGGCCAGGGCTTCGAACTGACGGTGATCTCGGCTTGCGTGCTGGGTGGGGTTTCATTGAGTGGTGGCATCGGCATGATTCGCCACGTCATCGCGGGTGTGCTGATCCTGGCGATCATCGAAAACGCGATGAACCTGAAGAACATCGATACCTTCTACCAATACGTCATCCGCGGCTCGATCTTGCTGCTGGCGGTGGTGATCGACCGGTTGAAGCAACGCTGA